aaaatggATACTAATCATGTACAAtgaatacatacacatacatacactcaTTTacagttgcactatgtaacttctcagAAGGATGCTACCAtatgcttgtgtccatggagacattatgctttgcctgaaatgttcagcGGCATTAGATTAAACTCATTTAACTCCACGGAGACATGCATGTGACATTACCTGGTcacatgttacaggtcagatctgtggaaagacaaATATGCTCACAGCAAAAACTATTGTTTTTCTAATGTAtttctaaacaataaaaacacatgtagttaagtttaaagccatacagtGAAAGATTTCAAACTAAGCatggagaagaagaaggtgacAGACCCTGCTctatattgcacctttaaaacaaaccTGCCACCTGCTTTGGTAAAAGTAATAGTAAGGCCAGTATGTGGACACCATTTTATAAATACTAATCTcagttaaaatgaaaattaGACAACTGCAATATTGTTATGTTGGAAGCCTTTAAGATTATTATTCTGAAACTAAACATAAATgtataatgataaataatatgacattttttgttAATTACCAGACTACAGTTAATTAACACATTTAATGAAATGGAAATGAAagcaacagaaaaacaaatgacTAAGTCGGTGTGGTTGCAGCAAATGTCAGTATTATCATATCTGAATAGGTCTTCAGCAGGACAAGAACAGGGCCAAATGACTCAGACAtgaatttaatattttagtgcctgcatctaattttaTTCAGCATTGTAACAAAGACACAGGCTCTTACCAATTTGGAGTAAAACCAGAAAGAGGAATTTTATATGCAAAATAGTTTTAGTTGTGTGTTAATTTCAGTATTGTGTAACATGTCCACCAATTGAATACACCACAGTAGCACTCACAGGGACATAGTGGCCTCTTCTGGTAAAAGACAGCATTGCACACTGTTTGATATTTTGGCTTCTCTTGAATTTAAAAGAAGGAAGAAACTCCTGTTCATACCAAAAACCAATAATTCTCAACTAATCTCTTACCACACACTTATCCCAATGCTTTCTACTCTTGAGTTGTTGCATATTTCAATTGCATTCAGAGCCAGTtcaatttgttttcatttgtttccaGAGAAATTTCCCATCATTGAAAGCCAGATAAGGCAACAgcataactttttaaaatatgcatCTAATAATAGACTCAAGTGACCTGAATATAAAACAGAATATATAGGACATCTTTTTGGGGCAGAGGAACCtaaattcatctttattttgaCTTTCAGACCATGTAACACTTAAGATCATCTCCTTCTGTATATTTGGACATTCTAGATGATATTTTACTATGTAGGATTTGGTAGGGAAAACCAAATTACAGAAATctgcaaataaataacagctacatttcCAGTCCCAAACTCAATTAAAGCTGCGCTATAAAACTGTTccaggtcaaattacaggtcaggtctgtggagaggcaagcccactcacagtaagaatgcatgtttttcaaggtaattttgagcaataaaaacacctgtaattgaataaatgcaagatcgatatgtttaatgtcacaccgtggaacatttcaggaaataTAATAACATTTACGTGAAGACAAAATATAGTGGACCCcatcccccaccagaaaagttgcgaAGTGCCCCTTTAAACATAACAAGTCTattgaatattgtgatgtaatcTGAAACCTGGTGTTACTGTGAACACTCACCTGAGAAGCCCAGAGCTGCATGAGTAAGGCCTTGTTCTGTGTGTCCCGGTCTGCACCCACATCCTGGAGCAGCAGTCTGTAGGTGTGGACCCAGGACCCCAGCCCCGAGTCCTCCTTGATTCCCACTGGAGACAGGAGCTCACACAAATTCTGACGGACACACTGTGCTAATTTCTTCTCCTCTGTTATATCCAGATAAACACAAAGCACAAGTGAGTCATCGGCACAAGATAAACAATTTCACTAAATTGAGCCATCAAAGATTTACAGATACAAGATCAGGGCTAAGAAAGTACACAAGAACGAAACTACGGACAACTAAAATATATACAAGATTAGGCCAAAACACTGACTCTATTATACTGCAGATTAATGTTATATAAACAAAGAACTTTATTAACTAGAACATGTCTACATTTTCAATTTATTAACTTGACttattattaacatttgagactgAACTATGCAATCTTAAACTAATACTATTCATGTGGAtttcataacatgtttttaaaggtctaaactacaggtacaacaagattttGCCATGAAAGACAGGACATATTGTTCTTTGTAGAgaacattctattatctaaataattgtaGCCTTTGCAATGTGATAACTGCGCCAACTATAATGGCAAATTTAATTTGATTGTGAAAATATTGTGCCACAATactcaacaaacaaacaatccAGTACACAACAGCTCTATTGAAACCACACTTCCCCATGTGACCTGAGTGTGATATCTGAAAATAAGATGAGCCTAAAATGCTAAATGTCTTTACCTGGCTTGAGTGTGCCTCTTGCTAACTTTATCAATAGACCATCAAACTTCATGTACTCTTTATAGATTTTTGATAGAtccatgctgttgttgttttgttcatcTCCAAAAAGTGTCAAATACCCAGCCCTGcaagaaaacatgaaacaagAGAGGGAATGAGTCCAGGTTGATGAATGGCTTTAAAACTTGACATATAAAATGAGCAACCCACACATTTTCCATTAATAATCCTGTGTTTCAGATACCATCTAACTGACACAACAATCTTCTTGTCAAACTTGTCAAGTGATTCACTACATACGGAAACGTGACGTCAAATATTCAAGTTTCTCTATATTTTCTTTAAGAGTTTACTAACATTGGACAGAACAAGAGCTTGCTGGGTAAACTGTTTAGATACAAGATGTCAGGCTCTGTTGCTAAGAGAGAATTCTTGTATGTTTAGGAGGGAGGAAGTAGTAGTTCATACTTAAAAAGCAGGCCATAGGAAAAGTTGAACAGTCCCTCTTCTGTCCAGTCTTTCTGGTTCAAAGAGAGCTCAGCTTTCACCAAATTGTGCAGGTGTCGGCCCATAGACGTGTTTAAGCTGCTCAAATTCATGCCGAGAAAGTGCCTGAAAAAGACAGTTTACACACCATAAGAACTGTGCTTACAATTGCAACTCATAAATGATAATAACCATATTAATCTGCCAGATatttactgttactttaataaaaCTGCCTACTTTAAAAGAATACACCTTAAGCACAAACACAATCATAAAGTGAaccaattgttgtttttttttttgagtagcctctccacagatataacttgtaacttggcctcgtGGCATCACCTGCGAGATTTCATAAAGACAGATAAATTCAatctcatactgtggaacagatccaggcaaagcaaaaaacagatttataacTATAGGTTATTTACTACTAATGGAAATACCtaccatactactactactactactcctattactactgctactgctactgctactattattactactactttccACCACTATGTGATAAAATTAGATCTCCAAACACCAAAAGAGAAAGCCAAGTTCCTAAAAGCTCTTTCACTCCAGCTAAACTTAAACCTTCTGTTTCACTTACTGTttcattattgctttgcttttattttgcatGTGATGTGGGAGCTGAAGCTGAAAGATTCTGTCCATGAGCAGTGCAGCGTATCGGGAGAAGTCCAGGCAGTTCTTATCATTTAGGACCAAGTCATAGGAGAAAGGGTCCAGGAGAACGGTGACGTAACGCCCAGCCACACGCACCTGCAACAAtacaccaaataaataaataaatgaaataataataataataataaaagcatgAGTTGTTACATGATTTAGATTAGGATATACATAAAAATGCCATTCAATGTGCCTGAATAGTACAATGCACTATCATAAACTTTTTCCATGTATAACTTTTATAATTCCAACCACAGCAACAcaggaaataaaacaaaaacaaacaaacaaaaatacatgttgCACCAATATTCTTGTACCAATCAGAATGTCAGACATTTGAGTAAATGGCTCTCAAAGCTCCACACACTGTGgtcatagctgccctgggacagactgactgCAGTGACGCTGGCTGCCAACGTGCACCACTGGCCCCTCTCTCACTAAACAAGGAGggtgaagagtcttgcccaagaacatgCTCACTGGTTAGAGAATGGTGAGTAAATGTTCAAACCACTCTGTACAATTTCTTTCCATTTACAAAATGACCATCAATAATATAAAGGTCAAACTGGCTGAAGCAGAGCCTATCTGCTATTCAGTATTTTGTCTGTAGATGATTATTGTTATTTCAATTCATCTTACAGTGAAGATGTCCCCATGTTTCATCTTCATTCGACCAAGAAACTTGAAAGCATCTTTTCCAAATTCAAAGGCATGCCCCAGCCACGGGATAACGCCTTTATCCAGTGGAGGATCAGTCTTGTATCTGAACAAAAGCAGGGCACACATAAGTCACAGGTCACAGAACAATAATCAACACAGTTATGACATCTACACTTCactattgttgtgttgtttgttaCTTAGGCTCAACCTGCACGTGTGTGCTGACGACACAATTATAAGCACATGGCAGTTTGCCAAGTGGCGAATAATAGATATGATTTATTACCAAGCGTCATTGTAATTAAGCAAAAAGGGAAATAAAGAACCGCGATCAAACGGTACTCCCATCTAATTATAGCGCTGAAGTAGCTCAACCACATTCTTCACACAAGGACAGAGACAACCCAGTATTGAAAAGAGAAATGCGCTTTTGTTTTAAAGGCTACAAAACATGGTGACATATATTTCTGGAAAATACCAAACTGAAATTTTGATTAGGCCTATTATTACATCTGCAAagatagaaaatatatatataaactaggCCATAAATATAAACTTTCTAGGACTATTAAAACTTAAggaaaaacataatttacaaAGTAACACAATGTAGCCCGTCATATCCATAACTGGGTAAGTGATCTTACCTTTTCCTGTGTGTTAGAACAAAATAGAGGAGGCCCGCCTGGATAAGTAAAATGATTGTCCAAATCATGTCGTGTGTTGTGTCCTGTCAGATTGTCCCTACGCCCCACCCGCAGCTTTTATCCTGTACGTGCTGTTGCGTCACTGCGGCCGCCTCTGTGCCGCAGGCGCATTTcagtacaatttaaaaaaatacaatgattcTGTCTGCAAATGAAAATAGTAACTGTAGATGATACACCGTCCACAAAAATAGTCGAGTGTAACCCTTTATTCTTCAGTGGGCTgtatgtgtccatgtgtgtgtaacCAATCAACCAGGACGCGTCAGTTTTATGcactttatttgaaaaatgattCTCAACACCGAGGCAAACACAGGCTCACACAATGATTCTTCCTTCAACATAGTAACTcagaaacatgttatttaaggaAAGAAAGGTTCTGTTCCATGTATGTTCCTGACTGTGAGCATAGCCTGTAGTTTCCCTGTAGTTCAACTGCTGACTGGTTTTCTACCGTCtactcagtgtttttaaatatgtagCAGACTAGTAGACTTTATTTGTTTTAGACTGTAAAAGCTGGGTGCTTTACAGAAACAGTAGTGAGTAATTTTCTTCAAAAGCTGAGACTCAGTAATAAAGTTGTAATGTCATGTTCATAAGACATGTGTCTAGGTTTCAGTTGCCTCATGAGGTTTATTCCTGCTGCAACCTGTTTAGATTTTGTAGTAAGCCATTACTCACACACCTActcaaatgagtttataaaggGTGGTTTCTTCAGCACACACAGGGCAGCACGTCACACATGGAAATAAAAACTGGAGTAAAGTgaacaagtttattttattcatcTAAATATGGCAAAATGTGGAACTGAACTTTCAACAGAGATGACTAAAACCGTATACTTGACTGAgtattttacattcattttttttttttttttttaaaccaaaaacaacaaatggcaACGTGAGATGAATGCTGTAATCCTTGGATATATATTAGGATGTCTCAGAGCTGTCCTTGTCCCTGTGAGACGATCCGTCCCCCTGTGGTACATTATAGATGTCCTCAGGTGTTTGTCCAAACACGCCTCCGGTGCGTTTGAGGAGGTAGACCCCGGCGTGTAAGCCCCCCACATTCACCCACACAGTGTGCATCTTCCTCCACAAGCCGCCCATCCGAGAGATCGCCTGCACGCAGAATCAGACCAGTCAAACTAAACACATAAGACTCCACAGTGCAAACTAAAGACATCCATAAACAAACTACTCAACTGTTTGGTCTAAGGCAAAACACAGATGACTTCTCCATGATGCATCGACTGCACTGAAACAGTGCTTTAAAACATTACACAATTATTTTAGGACTAAGTTGTGAGAATTCTCCATTTCTAGGACTTAAACAAATCCCATGCTGTTGTATTTTACTTGATAATTCAGATGCTTGTATTGTCTTTAaggaaattatttatttacttcactcaaataaatttaaattaatgaTTTAACCAGGAACAAAGCCAAGGCCCATATAGCCTTCTTTTAAAAGgttcaaaaatataatttagcCCAGTGAAATAAAGCCTTTTTAAACCTTTGAATAATGCCTTGCCTTCTGTTTTTCTTGCAAAAGTTAATTTAGCACTCAGCCACAAATAAGCATCTTCAACTAGCTAGACAAAAAGATCCCAAgcattttggatttttcttcTTTGAGCAATGGGCTCAGTTGGAGTTGTTTCATCTTTTCGGGTTGTGCAATTATCTGCTGGTAATAGCAGATGTGATCAAAATCAtggctttgttttttgttttttaaacaaacactgACTGTGTTCTGACACAGTCACTTAGtcattcacatttatttacttCTTCAGCTTCTTATGAAAAGGAAGTTGGCTATGCTGCCAGTAAATACAGACTCTTGGAAATTATTCAAAAACAGGGATTATCACCAAACCACTCTAAATAAAATCTTGGCAGAAAATGACCGGGAGTAATATTACCTTGGCAAAGCACTTCTTGTCTTGTGTCAACAGCACAGCCTTTCCCGAGCCTGGTCTGACCACACGGGCCATTTCCCTAAGACAAGACGGGTAAAGGTCCCAGTTCTTCTTCCTAGAGCCCATTCTTTAGGGTAAAAACATAGGTACAAAGTTTATATACGCATCTTACATAAATAACAGAGGAAACATTGGGTTATAACATACCTTTTTCCAAAAGGCATATCTGTAATAATAATGTCCACAGAGCCTGTCTTCATGGGTAAGTTGCAGAGGTCCCATCTTACTGTGTCGATGGGTAACCCAAATGCACTATGGAGGAAAATGAAAGTTAAAAGAAACCACAATGATTTAAATTTGAGATAAGCCTCTCCTACCTGCCCTTGTCCACTCTTTGTTTCTGAAAGTGGAACACGTTATTGACGGTGCGATTAACTGCCATGTCATTGTTGTCACCAGCTATGTAGAAAGCATTGTTAAATTCAATGGCTCCCTGAAGGAAAGAAATATCAACATTTGTAAGATTATAGGgcataaaataatgtttaccaggcaaataaatgtttacaatacaaacagtatttatatttatgtaacaTCTTACCTCTAGAGGTATAGCTCCCGTTCCACACATTGGATCAAGTATAATATCGGATGGCTGAggtttacacagtctatgagaGAAAGGATTTGTCACCATCATTTTACAAGCATTATGACATTTAATTGTAAAACCTTtattaacataaacatcatgatCTTTATAACACAAGTACTGTTACTACCTATACTACAATTAAGTCACAGTGTATGTTTTATTCCTGTAGTGTTTTGCTTTCTAGTGTGGCTAAGGCAAATCATCTGCTTTCATTATGATATGAGCTATgccaatacaaaaaaacaaagaaatattaTTCTTTCTTCCATCAGTATAAAGGTGAAATACCTTAACATCCCATAGCAGAGGGTGGAGCGCAGGGTGGTAGGTCCAAAGTGACTGATATTTCTCCTGTGTAAACTTTCTTCTGTGAGGGCAATGCCAATCACTACTTCCTCATTATGTATGTTAAGTAAAACCtgtaacacacaaaacaaatgtgctgtTATTGTAGAAAATGatcaacaaaacacattatGTAAGAAAATCTATGTCTGTGTGGAAAAAAGTCCTGCAAATCCCTGACTTATGCTTTGTATTTTGATCTGGTCAAGTCTTTTTTTTGGCTCATGACTGTAGTTTATGTCAGTATAGttg
The sequence above is drawn from the Periophthalmus magnuspinnatus isolate fPerMag1 chromosome 5, fPerMag1.2.pri, whole genome shotgun sequence genome and encodes:
- the LOC117370742 gene encoding prostacyclin synthase-like — protein: MIWTIILLIQAGLLYFVLTHRKRYKTDPPLDKGVIPWLGHAFEFGKDAFKFLGRMKMKHGDIFTVRVAGRYVTVLLDPFSYDLVLNDKNCLDFSRYAALLMDRIFQLQLPHHMQNKSKAIMKQHFLGMNLSSLNTSMGRHLHNLVKAELSLNQKDWTEEGLFNFSYGLLFKAGYLTLFGDEQNNNSMDLSKIYKEYMKFDGLLIKLARGTLKPEEKKLAQCVRQNLCELLSPVGIKEDSGLGSWVHTYRLLLQDVGADRDTQNKALLMQLWASQGNAGPAAFWLLGFLLTNPDAMAAVKKEFSGISQTSDTCLLTVKTPVFDSALEETLRLTAAPFITREVVREKTIHMADGQEYLLRKGDRVCLFPLLSPQMDPEIHSEPQKFKHDRFLNQDGSPKMDFYKRGRKLKYYTMPWGAGTNGCVGKRLAINTIRQFVYMVLTKCDLELCDPNAQMPEVNTSRYGFGVLQPEGELYIRYKLKQTMKDNE
- the thumpd3 gene encoding THUMP domain-containing protein 3 → MSESGECEPAGATCITVTIGATVPTGFEHTAAEEVKEKIGVDAKISKDRGRIYFSITTDSLFQVHRLRSVDNLFVVVDDYDHYEFKESKEETLAELKLLASKLPWNDALEVWKLNRSFKKKKSHRRGDNKLKVKPEDGQDTAEVQNEQGELPEGVSEDQSIADVTDQTEVSTPDQEELSETKVMKFRVTCSRAGDKHSFSSTEAARDFGGAVQEFFQWKADMTKFDIEVLLNIHNEEVVIGIALTEESLHRRNISHFGPTTLRSTLCYGMLRLCKPQPSDIILDPMCGTGAIPLEGAIEFNNAFYIAGDNNDMAVNRTVNNVFHFQKQRVDKGSAFGLPIDTVRWDLCNLPMKTGSVDIIITDMPFGKRMGSRKKNWDLYPSCLREMARVVRPGSGKAVLLTQDKKCFAKAISRMGGLWRKMHTVWVNVGGLHAGVYLLKRTGGVFGQTPEDIYNVPQGDGSSHRDKDSSETS